A region from the Rubrivirga sp. SAORIC476 genome encodes:
- a CDS encoding asparagine--tRNA ligase, with protein sequence MTEPFVRVHALPESTGETVTVNGWLYNARGSKGLMFLELRDGSGIVQVVVNEEQVDAASWEAAASLTQESAFRVVGTVRADDRQRGGVEVQATSLEVIALAEPYPITPKEHGVEFLMDRRHLWLRSQRQWAAMRIRNRIIMAIHAYFQGEDFIQMDAPILTGNAVEGTSTLFELDYFDEPAYLTQSGQLHGEAMAMAHGKIYTFGPTFRAEKSRTRRHLTEFWMIEPEMAFYDLSMNMEVAEELLVAILTAVLADCRDELAVLERDTGALEAAAGAPFPRLSYSEAVELLTSDQTQLMLDAEQEGLEDEQKALEDERDRNRGAYGQAKKGEKRRIDAREIEINVRLDEIAEGLRNIPTWKASAAGFEWGADFGASDETILTKHFPTPVIVHRYPAAVKAFYMKRDPEDDRLALGMDVLAPEGYGEIIGGGERATDLQFLRDQVEAHGLPESAFDWYFDLRKYGSVPHAGFGLGLERTVAWVCGLSHVRETGPFPRLLGRLHP encoded by the coding sequence ATGACCGAGCCGTTCGTCCGCGTCCACGCCCTGCCCGAGTCCACCGGTGAGACCGTCACCGTGAACGGGTGGCTGTACAACGCCCGCGGCTCGAAGGGACTGATGTTCCTCGAACTGCGCGACGGCTCCGGCATCGTGCAGGTGGTGGTGAACGAGGAGCAGGTGGACGCTGCGTCGTGGGAGGCCGCGGCGTCGCTGACGCAGGAGAGCGCGTTCCGCGTCGTCGGCACCGTCCGGGCGGACGACCGGCAGCGGGGTGGGGTGGAGGTGCAGGCGACCTCCCTGGAGGTCATCGCGCTGGCCGAGCCTTACCCGATCACGCCCAAGGAGCACGGCGTCGAGTTCCTCATGGACCGCCGTCACCTGTGGCTGCGGAGCCAGCGCCAGTGGGCGGCCATGCGGATCCGCAACCGCATCATCATGGCCATCCACGCCTACTTCCAGGGCGAGGACTTCATCCAGATGGACGCCCCGATCCTGACCGGCAACGCGGTCGAGGGCACCTCGACGCTGTTCGAGCTGGACTACTTCGACGAGCCCGCCTACCTGACCCAGAGCGGCCAGCTCCACGGGGAGGCGATGGCGATGGCGCACGGCAAGATCTACACCTTCGGCCCGACCTTCCGGGCGGAGAAGTCGCGCACCCGGCGGCACCTGACGGAGTTCTGGATGATCGAGCCGGAGATGGCGTTCTACGACCTGTCCATGAACATGGAGGTGGCGGAGGAACTGCTGGTGGCGATCCTGACGGCGGTCCTGGCCGACTGCCGCGACGAACTGGCGGTCCTGGAGCGCGACACGGGCGCGCTGGAGGCAGCGGCGGGGGCTCCGTTCCCGCGCCTCAGCTACTCGGAGGCGGTGGAACTGCTGACGAGCGACCAGACCCAGCTGATGCTCGACGCCGAGCAGGAAGGGCTGGAGGACGAGCAGAAGGCCCTGGAAGACGAGCGCGACCGCAACCGCGGAGCCTACGGACAGGCCAAGAAGGGCGAGAAGCGGCGCATCGACGCCCGCGAGATCGAGATCAACGTCCGTCTCGACGAGATCGCGGAGGGGCTGCGCAACATCCCGACTTGGAAGGCCAGCGCGGCGGGCTTCGAGTGGGGCGCCGACTTCGGGGCGTCCGACGAGACGATCCTGACGAAGCACTTCCCGACGCCGGTCATCGTGCACCGCTACCCGGCGGCAGTGAAGGCGTTCTACATGAAGCGCGACCCCGAGGACGACCGGCTGGCGCTGGGCATGGACGTGCTCGCGCCGGAGGGCTACGGCGAGATCATCGGCGGGGGAGAACGCGCGACCGACCTCCAGTTCCTGAGGGATCAGGTGGAGGCGCACGGACTGCCGGAGAGCGCCTTCGACTGGTACTTCGACCTGCGCAAGTACGGCAGCGTGCCGCACGCGGGCTTCGGGCTGGGCCTGGAGCGAACCGTGGCGTGGGTCTGCGGCCTGTCGCACGTTCGCGAGACCGGGCCTTTCCCGCGGCTCCTCGGACGCCTCCACCCGTAG
- a CDS encoding nitroreductase family protein, with protein sequence MAGPLPTIPYTVDPLTEAESLERAEAFFDVMDARRSVREFSDRPVPRALIEHAIATAGTAPSGAHMQPWTFVAVSDPDLKRRIREAAEAEERASYGGRMSDEWLEALAPLGTDWQKPFLETAPWLVVLFAQRTGVTADGTKRKHYYVQESCGIAAGLFIASLHRAGLATLTHTPSPMRFLSEVLERPANEAPFILFPVGYPAEGARVPDLQRKPLSEVVIWR encoded by the coding sequence GTGGCAGGGCCGCTCCCGACGATCCCGTACACCGTCGACCCGCTGACCGAGGCGGAGTCGCTGGAGCGGGCGGAGGCGTTCTTCGACGTGATGGACGCGCGGCGCTCGGTGCGCGAGTTCTCGGACCGGCCGGTGCCGCGGGCGCTGATCGAGCACGCCATCGCGACGGCGGGCACGGCGCCCAGCGGGGCCCACATGCAGCCGTGGACGTTCGTGGCCGTCTCGGACCCGGACCTGAAGCGCCGCATCCGGGAGGCGGCGGAGGCAGAGGAGCGGGCCAGCTACGGCGGGCGGATGTCGGACGAGTGGCTGGAGGCGCTCGCGCCGCTCGGCACCGACTGGCAGAAGCCGTTCCTGGAGACGGCGCCGTGGCTCGTGGTGCTGTTCGCGCAGCGGACCGGCGTGACGGCAGACGGCACGAAGCGGAAGCACTACTACGTGCAGGAGAGCTGCGGCATCGCGGCGGGGCTGTTCATCGCATCGCTCCACCGGGCTGGGCTGGCGACGCTGACGCACACGCCGTCGCCGATGCGGTTTCTCTCGGAGGTGCTGGAACGCCCGGCGAACGAGGCGCCGTTCATCCTCTTCCCGGTGGGCTACCCGGCGGAGGGGGCGAGGGTGCCGGACCTCCAGCGGAAGCCGCTCTCGGAGGTGGTGATCTGGCGCTGA
- a CDS encoding YdeI family protein, translating into MPDVNPETTRSFASPEALREWLTANHATESELWVKVFKKKSGLPSVGWDDIVAETLCWGWIDGIKKSLDDQAYLQRITPRTARSIWSKRNTEHVARLIREGRMEEPGLAQVRAAKADGRWENAYPPPSEMEVPADFVAALESRPVAKRFFQTLNKSSRYVIASGLMTAKKPETRRRRFETFLDRLSREEKP; encoded by the coding sequence ATGCCCGACGTCAATCCAGAAACGACGAGATCCTTTGCCTCACCCGAAGCCCTCCGCGAGTGGCTGACGGCGAACCACGCGACGGAATCCGAGCTCTGGGTGAAGGTGTTCAAAAAGAAGTCGGGACTCCCGAGCGTCGGCTGGGACGACATCGTGGCCGAGACGCTGTGCTGGGGCTGGATCGACGGCATCAAGAAGTCGCTCGACGACCAGGCCTACCTCCAGCGGATCACGCCCAGGACGGCGCGGAGCATCTGGTCGAAGCGCAACACCGAGCACGTGGCGCGCCTGATCCGCGAGGGCCGCATGGAGGAGCCGGGCCTCGCGCAGGTGCGTGCGGCGAAGGCGGACGGCCGATGGGAGAACGCGTACCCCCCGCCGAGTGAGATGGAGGTCCCGGCAGACTTCGTGGCTGCGCTGGAGAGTCGGCCAGTTGCGAAGCGGTTCTTCCAGACCCTGAACAAGTCGAGCCGGTACGTCATCGCATCCGGGTTGATGACGGCGAAGAAGCCCGAAACCCGGCGACGGCGGTTCGAGACGTTCCTCGACAGGTTGAGCCGAGAAGAGAAGCCGTGA
- a CDS encoding NADP-dependent oxidoreductase, with the protein MPQTPDTNRRVVLAARPEGAPTPDTFRLEHDPVPEPAEGQLLLRTVYLSLDPYMRGRISDAPSYAAPVAVGGLMVGGTVCRVEISRHPDYAAGDWVLGYTGWQDYALSDGQGLTALDPTRMQPSWALGILGMPGFTAYMGLTDIGQPKAGETVVVAAASGAVGSVVGQVAKLLGCRVVGIAGGTEKCDYVVDTLGFDACIDHRQDDLPGRLADACPDGIDVYFENVGGKVFDAVLPLLNTRARIPLCGLIATYNATELPPGPDRMSVLTGTLLKKSIRMQGFIVFDDYGDRYGEFLKTVGPWVADGKLHYREDVVDGLEHAAEGLIGMLEGQNFGKLVVRVGPDDLA; encoded by the coding sequence ATGCCCCAGACTCCAGACACGAACCGACGCGTCGTCCTCGCCGCGCGCCCCGAGGGAGCCCCCACCCCGGACACCTTCCGCCTCGAACACGACCCGGTGCCGGAGCCCGCCGAGGGCCAGCTTCTGCTGCGCACCGTTTACCTGTCGCTCGACCCGTACATGCGCGGCCGCATCAGCGACGCACCGTCGTACGCCGCGCCCGTCGCGGTCGGCGGCCTGATGGTCGGCGGCACGGTCTGCCGCGTGGAGATCTCCCGTCACCCGGACTACGCCGCCGGGGACTGGGTCCTCGGCTACACCGGCTGGCAGGACTATGCGCTCTCCGACGGCCAGGGCCTCACGGCGCTCGACCCGACCCGCATGCAGCCCTCCTGGGCGCTCGGCATCCTCGGCATGCCCGGCTTCACCGCCTACATGGGCCTGACCGACATCGGCCAGCCCAAGGCCGGCGAGACCGTGGTCGTCGCCGCGGCCTCCGGCGCGGTCGGCTCCGTCGTCGGCCAGGTCGCCAAGCTGCTGGGCTGTCGCGTGGTCGGCATCGCGGGCGGCACGGAGAAGTGTGACTACGTCGTGGACACGCTGGGCTTCGACGCCTGCATCGACCACCGCCAGGACGACCTCCCCGGACGCCTCGCGGATGCCTGCCCGGATGGGATCGACGTGTACTTCGAGAACGTCGGCGGTAAGGTCTTCGACGCCGTCCTCCCTCTCCTGAACACCCGGGCGCGCATCCCGCTCTGCGGCCTGATCGCCACGTACAACGCCACCGAACTCCCTCCCGGCCCAGACCGCATGTCGGTCCTGACGGGCACGCTGCTCAAGAAGAGCATCCGCATGCAGGGCTTCATCGTCTTCGACGACTATGGCGACCGGTACGGCGAGTTCCTGAAGACGGTCGGCCCCTGGGTCGCCGACGGCAAGCTGCACTACCGCGAAGACGTGGTCGACGGCCTGGAGCACGCGGCCGAGGGCCTGATCGGCATGCTGGAGGGCCAGAACTTCGGCAAGCTGGTCGTGCGCGTTGGCCCCGACGACCTCGCGTGA